In Prunus dulcis chromosome 2, ALMONDv2, whole genome shotgun sequence, a single genomic region encodes these proteins:
- the LOC117619599 gene encoding protein mago nashi homolog, translating to MAGEEENSEFYLRYYVGHKGKFGHEFLEFEFRPDGKLRYANNSNYKNDTIIRKEVYVTPAVVRECRRIISESEILKEDDVNWPEPDRVGRQELEIVMGNEHISFTTSKIGSLVDVQSSKDPEGLRIFYYLVQDLKCFVFSLISLHFKIKPI from the exons atgGCCGGTGAGGAAGAGAACAGCGAGTTCTACCTGAGGTACTACGTGGGGCACAAGGGCAAGTTCGGGCACGAGTTCTTGGAGTTCGAGTTTCGACCCGACGGGAAGCTCCGCTACGCCAACAACTCCAACTACAAGAACGACACCATCATCCGCAAGGAGGTCTATGTCACGCCTGCTGTTGTCAGAGAGTGTCGTCGTATCATTTCAGAGAGCGAG ATCTTGAAGGAAGATGATGTCAACTGGCCAGAACCTGACCGTGTTGGGCGGCAGGAGCTTGAAATTGTAATGGGGAATGAGCATATCTCCTTTACTACTTCAAAGATTGGATCCCTTGTTGATGTCCAGAGCAGTAAAGATCCTGAAGGTCTTCGCATCTTTTATTATCTTGTTCAG GATCTGAAGTGCTTTGTGTTCTCACTCATCTCTCTCCACTTCAAGATCAAGCCTATATAA
- the LOC117619656 gene encoding uclacyanin-3-like, which yields MAIATALVILLLAAPAVYGVQHTVGDTAGWESNVDYVTWAASKTFTVGDTLLFTYGASHSVDQVNQAGYSSCSSSNAIGTHSDGNTSIPLSQAGPVYFICPTPGHCASGMKVTVTVVAAGSPPTTSPTTPSPPATTPSPPTSTPSPPTTPASNNGSSPPPPPPSGAAALSMNMLGVPLALATLVAFMG from the exons ATGGCCATAGCAACAGCTCTAGTAATTTTGCTGCTTGCAGCCCCAGCAGTTTATGGAGTGCAGCACACTGTTGGTGACACAGCTGGCTGGGAATCAAATGTAGATTATGTCACTTGGGCTGCTAGTAAAACCTTCACTGTTGGTGACACTCTTT TGTTCACCTATGGTGCTTCCCACTCAGTGGATCAAGTAAATCAAGCAGGCTACAGTAGTTGCAGTTCAAGCAATGCCATCGGAACCCATAGTGATGGGAACACATCAATCCCCCTCTCACAAGCTGGTCCAGTCTACTTCATTTGCCCTACTCCAGGTCACTGTGCCAGTGGCATGAAGGTTACAGTCACTGTTGTGGCAGCTGGCAGCCCTCCTACCACTTCTCCCACAACTCCATCTCCACCAGCCACAACCCCGTCTCCACCCACCTCCACTCCGTCTCCACCCACCACTCCTGCCAGCAATAATGGTTCGTCGCCGCCACCCCCGCCACCTTCCGGAGCAGCAGCTCTTAGCATGAATATGCTTGGGGTTCCACTTGCGCTGGCAACCTTGGTTGCATTCATGGGCTAG